A genome region from Labilibaculum antarcticum includes the following:
- a CDS encoding glycoside hydrolase family 88 protein yields the protein MAGWNRKKAFYTLQEFYRKKTKEYKYFLGIYKKMAKKLVKIQTPEGHWAMSLLGQEFYPTPETSGSSFYVFGLAWGINNGILDRETYEPAVTKGWKAMCSYITKDGMLGYVQPVGAAPGKAWADKSEVYGSGAFLSAGSEVYKLYSKNQK from the coding sequence GTGGCAGGATGGAATCGGAAAAAAGCTTTTTATACCCTTCAAGAATTTTATAGAAAGAAAACAAAGGAGTACAAATATTTTTTAGGCATCTATAAAAAAATGGCTAAAAAACTTGTTAAAATACAAACTCCCGAAGGGCATTGGGCCATGAGTTTACTCGGTCAGGAATTTTATCCCACTCCAGAAACCAGTGGTTCTTCTTTTTATGTTTTTGGTTTGGCGTGGGGCATTAATAATGGAATTTTAGATCGTGAAACCTACGAGCCCGCTGTTACTAAAGGATGGAAGGCAATGTGCAGTTACATTACTAAAGATGGAATGTTAGGCTACGTACAACCAGTAGGCGCGGCACCCGGTAAAGCTTGGGCCGATAAGTCGGAAGTGTATGGAAGCGGTGCATTTTTAAGTGCTGGTTCTGAGGTATACAAACTGTACTCTAAAAATCAGAAATAA
- a CDS encoding sulfatase: MKNKHILFALFFCALLFFQCSKPSKEGKQNVLLICIDDLRPELKCFGAEYISSPNIDRLAANGVSFQKHFVNAPSCGPSRYTLLTGQYGPANNNALFLRANKIAKGIETIHPSMPEWFKTHGYATVSVGKVSHHPGGRGGSDWNDSTIIEVPKAWDKHLMPIAEWEHPRGMMHGLAHGEVRIKAGDMDVFQTVEGDDNIYPDGAITNEALKQLRVLSTDEEKPFFLAVGIIKPHLPFGAPKSYFDLYEGVKFPSIEHPQKPEGKTTWHSSGEFMNYNRWGKDPNKDMAFADEVRRHYAACVSYADAQVGKILEELKRTGADKNTIVVLWGDHGWHLGEHAIWGKHSLFEESLHSPMIIYYPGMKHEGYKTNAIVETLDIFPTLCDLTGVEIPEFVQGVSLKEILEYPNTTGHSAVAYTNEASTIRTATHRMTLHKDGFVELYDHTTSENETKNVADKHLELVKELKNELAAKMQ; encoded by the coding sequence ATGAAAAATAAGCATATACTATTTGCACTGTTTTTTTGTGCCCTGTTATTTTTTCAATGTTCAAAACCATCCAAAGAAGGAAAACAGAATGTTCTATTAATTTGTATTGATGACCTTCGACCTGAATTGAAATGTTTTGGGGCAGAGTATATTTCTTCTCCAAATATTGACCGACTCGCAGCAAATGGTGTTTCTTTTCAGAAACATTTTGTTAATGCTCCAAGTTGTGGCCCATCTCGTTATACCTTACTAACAGGTCAGTACGGGCCAGCAAACAACAATGCACTTTTCCTTCGAGCAAATAAAATTGCAAAAGGGATTGAGACTATCCATCCAAGTATGCCGGAGTGGTTCAAAACACATGGTTATGCGACAGTTTCAGTTGGAAAAGTATCTCATCACCCTGGCGGAAGGGGTGGTAGTGATTGGAATGATAGCACAATAATTGAAGTTCCTAAAGCATGGGACAAACACCTTATGCCAATTGCGGAATGGGAGCATCCTCGTGGAATGATGCACGGATTGGCTCATGGAGAAGTTCGAATAAAAGCCGGTGATATGGACGTTTTTCAAACCGTAGAGGGGGATGATAATATATATCCAGACGGAGCGATTACAAATGAGGCATTGAAACAATTAAGAGTACTTTCGACAGATGAAGAAAAACCGTTTTTTCTAGCCGTTGGAATTATTAAACCACATTTACCTTTTGGAGCACCAAAATCTTATTTTGACTTGTATGAGGGTGTTAAATTTCCATCAATAGAACACCCTCAAAAACCAGAAGGAAAAACCACATGGCACAGTTCCGGTGAATTTATGAATTACAACCGCTGGGGAAAAGACCCAAATAAAGATATGGCCTTTGCTGATGAGGTGCGTCGTCATTATGCAGCTTGTGTTAGTTACGCCGATGCCCAAGTGGGGAAAATTCTTGAGGAATTGAAACGTACAGGAGCAGATAAAAATACCATTGTTGTACTTTGGGGTGACCATGGTTGGCATTTGGGAGAACACGCCATTTGGGGAAAGCATAGTTTGTTTGAGGAATCCTTACATTCACCAATGATAATTTACTATCCTGGAATGAAACATGAAGGTTACAAAACCAATGCTATCGTTGAGACACTGGATATCTTCCCAACTTTGTGTGATTTAACAGGAGTTGAGATTCCTGAATTTGTTCAAGGAGTATCTTTGAAGGAAATATTAGAATATCCGAATACAACTGGTCACTCAGCTGTAGCTTACACGAATGAGGCTTCTACAATAAGAACGGCAACGCATCGGATGACTCTTCATAAGGATGGTTTTGTAGAATTATATGATCATACAACTTCGGAAAATGAAACCAAAAATGTGGCGGATAAACACCTTGAATTAGTGAAGGAGTTAAAAAATGAGTTGGCAGCTAAAATGCAATGA
- a CDS encoding glycoside hydrolase family 88/105 protein, producing MKLNKFIILSLLVLFILPGFSQSIKPDEVKKEMKRVADWQIEHFRDTYSGREKAHHPLDWTNGALYVGMVKWAAMAGDDQYYEWLKKIGEENEWKLHHRQYHADDHTVGQLYCELYRKYDDKEMLAPMIKQFDFIRYHPSQSSLEWRTKFHQDRWNWCDALFMSPPVWAKLYQITGKKEYLDFMVKEYKATTDFLFDKKENLYYRDQSFMGKLDHGTKIFWARGNGWVFAGLANIMNELNPKTKEYKYFLGIYKKMAKKLLQIQTPQGHWAMSLLGQEFYPTPETSGSSFYVFGLAWGINQGILDRITYEPAVAKGWNAMCSYITKDGMLGYVQPIGAAPGKAWADKSEVYGSGAFLSAGSEVFKLYSKAQK from the coding sequence ATGAAACTTAACAAATTTATTATCCTTAGCCTTTTGGTATTATTTATTCTGCCTGGCTTTTCGCAAAGTATAAAGCCCGATGAGGTGAAAAAGGAAATGAAACGTGTTGCTGATTGGCAAATTGAACATTTCAGAGATACCTATAGTGGAAGAGAGAAAGCTCATCATCCGCTTGACTGGACAAACGGAGCGCTTTATGTAGGTATGGTAAAATGGGCGGCAATGGCCGGAGATGATCAGTATTATGAGTGGTTGAAGAAGATTGGGGAAGAGAATGAATGGAAATTGCATCACAGACAGTATCATGCCGATGATCATACCGTAGGGCAATTGTATTGCGAGTTGTATCGAAAATATGATGACAAGGAGATGCTTGCTCCTATGATAAAACAATTCGATTTTATTCGATATCATCCATCGCAAAGTTCTTTAGAGTGGAGAACAAAATTTCATCAGGATAGATGGAATTGGTGCGATGCTTTGTTTATGTCGCCACCTGTTTGGGCTAAATTGTATCAAATTACGGGAAAGAAAGAGTATCTCGATTTTATGGTGAAAGAGTACAAGGCGACTACCGATTTTTTATTCGATAAAAAGGAGAATCTGTATTACAGAGATCAGAGTTTTATGGGGAAACTGGATCATGGAACCAAGATATTTTGGGCAAGAGGTAATGGATGGGTGTTTGCGGGATTGGCGAACATTATGAATGAGCTCAATCCGAAAACAAAGGAATACAAGTATTTCCTGGGTATCTATAAAAAAATGGCTAAAAAACTGCTTCAAATACAAACTCCACAAGGACATTGGGCCATGAGCTTATTAGGTCAGGAATTTTATCCAACACCTGAAACCAGTGGATCTTCCTTTTATGTTTTTGGTTTAGCCTGGGGCATAAATCAAGGAATTTTAGATCGCATAACTTACGAGCCAGCGGTTGCAAAAGGATGGAATGCAATGTGCAGTTATATCACCAAAGATGGAATGTTGGGCTATGTGCAACCAATAGGTGCAGCACCGGGGAAAGCATGGGCCGATAAATCGGAAGTATATGGAAGCGGCGCATTTTTAAGTGCGGGTTCTGAAGTGTTTAAATTGTATTCTAAAGCTCAGAAATAA
- a CDS encoding BNR-4 repeat-containing protein, which translates to MKMTRAILSVVCFLLLTGNLFAQQKTLTDDGAWCWFSAPRAIYKHNVADEIVTGWVSENGSITTAILNLKTGEKKTQIVSSNLDKDDHANPAFLELNDGGVLMAYAKHMDTVVRFHHLNKGETEFSTLYTKKVLNDEQFKLYPRKCVTYANPFQLKKENGRIYCFGRWTGFKPNMMWSDDNGKTFSDARVFITNQPFQGGNRPYVRYYSDGQSKIHIVFTDGHPRNEKTNSVYYACYEKGAFWRIDGTKICDVDELPFEPKDASIVYKATDQEGRAWVYDVSADKKGNPVILYARYPKETEHLYHYTQYVKGEWIDNEICNSGKWFPQTQEGEIEKEPHYSGGMTIHPLKENTIYISREVNGIFEIEKRVTSDHGMSWKTTAITQNSKYDNVRPVVPQNMKQGDKMVLLWMVNEKYVHYSNYKTRIDYILD; encoded by the coding sequence ATGAAAATGACAAGAGCTATTTTATCAGTCGTTTGCTTTTTATTGCTAACAGGCAATTTGTTTGCTCAGCAGAAAACACTAACCGATGATGGGGCGTGGTGTTGGTTCTCTGCGCCAAGAGCTATTTATAAACACAATGTTGCTGATGAAATAGTAACCGGTTGGGTCAGTGAAAATGGTTCTATTACAACAGCAATTCTTAATTTGAAAACTGGTGAGAAGAAAACTCAAATTGTGAGCTCAAACCTAGATAAGGATGATCATGCCAATCCAGCTTTTTTGGAATTGAACGATGGTGGTGTTCTAATGGCGTATGCAAAGCACATGGATACAGTGGTTCGATTTCATCATTTGAATAAGGGCGAAACTGAATTTTCAACGCTTTATACAAAAAAGGTATTGAATGACGAACAGTTTAAATTATATCCACGAAAGTGTGTGACTTATGCAAATCCTTTTCAACTAAAAAAGGAAAATGGACGTATCTATTGTTTTGGAAGATGGACAGGTTTTAAACCAAACATGATGTGGTCGGATGACAATGGGAAAACATTCTCGGATGCTCGTGTGTTTATCACCAACCAGCCATTTCAAGGAGGAAATCGTCCGTATGTGCGATACTATTCTGATGGACAATCTAAAATTCATATTGTTTTTACAGATGGTCATCCGCGTAACGAGAAAACCAATTCGGTATATTATGCCTGTTATGAGAAGGGAGCATTTTGGAGAATAGATGGAACTAAAATATGTGATGTAGATGAACTGCCTTTTGAGCCGAAAGATGCTTCAATAGTTTATAAAGCGACAGACCAAGAGGGAAGAGCCTGGGTTTACGATGTAAGTGCTGATAAAAAAGGGAATCCAGTTATCCTATATGCGCGATATCCGAAAGAAACAGAGCATTTGTATCATTATACCCAATATGTAAAAGGAGAATGGATCGACAATGAGATATGTAATTCTGGAAAGTGGTTTCCGCAAACACAAGAGGGGGAGATTGAAAAAGAACCTCACTATTCGGGAGGAATGACCATTCATCCACTAAAGGAAAATACAATTTACATTTCTAGAGAGGTAAATGGAATTTTTGAAATTGAAAAGAGAGTCACTTCTGATCATGGAATGTCATGGAAAACAACGGCAATTACGCAAAATTCGAAATACGATAATGTTCGACCTGTTGTTCCTCAAAACATGAAACAAGGAGATAAAATGGTGTTGCTTTGGATGGTAAACGAAAAATATGTTCATTATTCCAATTATAAAACACGAATTGATTATATTTTAGACTAA
- a CDS encoding RagB/SusD family nutrient uptake outer membrane protein, with translation MKRNIYSYLIMLIFGGLMLSSMVSCEDLDEGSLGAVSGDSFYADELSLESGVTGMFGLMNRACWGVDILAAYTGADDLTTHNGGNKWVFREGDTFALTGGNGRTIGIWNAYYRAINAANTFIEKAHPEGVDEAVVNNTLANAYFVRALLYFRLTTVFGDVPLPLTSSPDYEMLKTPSREVITQVISDLKFVEQWAVNARDTDVSVVDGHATKTAAKAFIAKAYMQLTGWPYGETDKWADVKSYTKQIIDANVYSLMDDYMHNFGEPWENNKEIIFAHQYKRQPWPISGESRWYGAFWAAWMDMFIEWNFYSGFPDGYRKNATTSTTSVDAITYAHPVNTKLLYGTIQGRPEFLHTWQSHNDVAAMRYAEVLLMYAEACANTGAEADAINYLNMVKRRAYAGGATTSDEVAALGAGFWEDADASVDYTAAQLSSKQAIIDAIVKERAYEFVSEIGGNRWLDLVRLEKVGTVNALRDSREVPLVGDPNNKALWYAPIPETEIDLNPNL, from the coding sequence ATGAAACGAAATATATATTCATATTTAATCATGTTAATCTTCGGAGGATTGATGCTGTCGAGTATGGTATCTTGCGAAGATTTAGACGAAGGATCTTTGGGAGCTGTTTCCGGTGATTCATTTTATGCTGATGAATTAAGCCTAGAATCTGGTGTTACCGGAATGTTTGGATTAATGAATCGTGCTTGCTGGGGAGTTGATATATTAGCAGCTTATACTGGTGCTGATGATTTGACTACACATAATGGAGGTAATAAGTGGGTTTTTAGAGAAGGTGATACATTTGCTTTAACAGGTGGAAATGGTCGTACTATTGGTATTTGGAATGCATACTACAGAGCTATAAATGCAGCCAATACTTTTATCGAAAAGGCACACCCAGAAGGAGTTGATGAAGCAGTTGTGAACAATACGCTTGCAAATGCTTATTTTGTTAGAGCCTTGTTATATTTTCGATTGACAACAGTTTTTGGTGATGTTCCTTTGCCATTAACCTCTTCTCCTGACTACGAAATGTTAAAAACACCTAGCAGAGAGGTGATAACTCAGGTAATAAGTGATTTAAAGTTTGTTGAGCAATGGGCTGTTAATGCACGTGACACTGATGTTTCTGTTGTTGATGGACATGCAACTAAAACTGCGGCAAAAGCTTTCATAGCAAAAGCTTACATGCAATTAACAGGATGGCCTTATGGTGAAACTGATAAATGGGCAGATGTTAAATCTTATACCAAGCAAATTATTGATGCTAATGTTTATTCATTAATGGATGATTATATGCACAATTTTGGTGAGCCTTGGGAAAATAACAAGGAGATCATTTTTGCACATCAATACAAGCGTCAGCCTTGGCCAATTAGTGGTGAGAGTCGCTGGTATGGTGCATTTTGGGCCGCTTGGATGGATATGTTCATAGAATGGAATTTCTATTCGGGTTTTCCTGACGGATATCGTAAGAATGCTACAACAAGTACAACTTCAGTAGATGCCATTACATATGCACATCCTGTGAATACCAAGTTGCTTTACGGTACAATTCAAGGTAGACCAGAATTTCTTCATACTTGGCAAAGTCATAATGATGTAGCTGCAATGCGTTACGCTGAAGTATTGTTGATGTATGCTGAGGCTTGTGCGAATACAGGCGCTGAAGCTGATGCAATTAACTATTTAAATATGGTGAAGCGAAGAGCTTACGCTGGTGGTGCGACCACCTCTGATGAGGTTGCGGCTTTGGGTGCAGGTTTTTGGGAAGATGCTGATGCAAGTGTTGATTATACAGCCGCTCAATTGAGCTCTAAACAAGCAATTATTGATGCTATTGTAAAAGAGCGTGCCTACGAATTTGTATCAGAAATTGGTGGAAATAGATGGTTGGATCTTGTTCGTTTGGAAAAGGTAGGTACTGTAAATGCTTTACGTGATTCACGTGAGGTTCCACTGGTAGGAGATCCTAACAATAAGGCCCTTTGGTATGCTCCAATTCCAGAAACAGAAATTGATTTAAATCCTAATTTATAG
- a CDS encoding SusC/RagA family TonB-linked outer membrane protein has product MKKNRGKGLSIVIAFILLIVSSNSYAQSPQVTGTVTEKLSGDPLPGVTVYEKGSTNGTVTNIDGQYSINTDVNSILVFSFVGFTPSEVAVAGKTVINVGLEADVISLEEIVAIGYGTVKKKDITGSVASISSEDLLLAPISSVDAGLKGKIAGVSIQQTTGAPGQKMKIRVRGGSSINFSNEPLYVIDGFIGADISTINPNDIASIDVLKDASATAIYGSRGSNGVILITTNAPKEGALKVSFEANAGTSSMINEYDILSAGDQAELINLQNASKGQPDAFTAEEVAGFKQNGGTNWSDLITRKATKQNYTVNLTGGSDKLKYFFSGNMLDDQGVIKESYYKRYSLRSNISAKISDRIDMKFNTYATHTDSQNNGRQNNGVANAYGRSVLYPQFWESKDADGEFIIPSTYNSYGGRYQPGQEANPEQFIMQNQETFGEKITSNLDLTFDLGHNFTLFISNAGSFSTGFNGKRDLINNVNIKRADITASQAYNRGSSYLNTDILSYENDFGKHHLKVSAVYEFSKNSYQSNETKVNDLATLANEWYILNNGKPSLSSSEYNETKMRSYMGRINYSFDDKYLVTVSMRADGASVFQEGNQWGYFPSAALAWRASEESFIQDIDWIYNMKVRAGYGVTGNRAIGAYDTQSTLDQRTNQPLYYYWDNQTPVAGVIPGELTNPALQWESTSQLNFGLDFSVLRGKLSATLDVYEKKSSDVIISRTTPAYLGLSGNSFTDNFADIENKGFEFSLNWNILNKKDLSWSANFNVSSNKNKVTDLGIDADHIFVASEEALGIWNIVGGNKFIVQEGKSMGSLYGLKALGLWQENEATAAAVYGAKPGEMRYEDLDDSGSYEGTDRQIIGNASPDFIYGFNTSLYYKNFDFSVQCVGQVGNDIYNYSKNVMNRDILYPGYLNRWSPSNSGSTQQIMPVGTDHSASYVVSQYVENGSFFKVSNLTIGYTLPANMLQQIGISNLRLYGSVTNLLTITDYSGLDPEASSSNINSDSQAGIDAFSYPLVRTFSAGLKVTF; this is encoded by the coding sequence ATGAAAAAGAACAGAGGGAAAGGCTTATCCATAGTGATAGCTTTTATTTTATTAATTGTGAGCAGTAATTCGTATGCTCAAAGTCCTCAGGTAACAGGAACTGTGACTGAAAAGTTATCAGGCGATCCATTACCTGGAGTTACAGTTTACGAAAAGGGTAGTACTAATGGTACAGTTACTAATATTGATGGACAATATTCCATTAATACAGACGTAAATTCCATTTTGGTTTTCTCTTTTGTAGGATTTACACCAAGTGAAGTAGCAGTAGCGGGTAAAACTGTTATTAATGTTGGTCTTGAAGCTGATGTTATTTCTTTGGAAGAAATTGTAGCGATTGGTTATGGTACCGTTAAAAAGAAGGACATTACAGGTTCTGTAGCTTCAATTTCATCTGAGGATCTTTTACTAGCTCCTATTTCATCTGTCGATGCTGGTTTAAAAGGAAAAATTGCTGGAGTTAGCATTCAGCAAACTACAGGTGCACCAGGACAGAAAATGAAAATTAGAGTTCGTGGTGGTAGTTCTATTAACTTTAGTAACGAACCTTTGTATGTTATTGATGGTTTTATTGGTGCTGATATCTCCACAATAAACCCGAACGACATCGCAAGTATTGATGTTTTGAAAGATGCATCAGCTACTGCTATTTATGGTTCAAGAGGTTCTAATGGTGTTATATTAATTACAACAAATGCTCCTAAGGAAGGTGCCTTAAAAGTTTCATTTGAAGCTAACGCTGGTACCAGTTCAATGATCAACGAGTATGATATTTTATCAGCAGGAGATCAGGCAGAATTAATTAACCTTCAGAATGCTTCTAAGGGTCAACCTGATGCATTTACTGCTGAAGAAGTAGCCGGTTTTAAACAGAATGGTGGGACTAATTGGAGTGATTTGATTACTCGTAAAGCAACCAAACAAAATTACACGGTTAATTTAACTGGAGGTTCTGACAAATTGAAGTATTTCTTTTCTGGAAATATGCTGGATGATCAGGGTGTTATTAAAGAATCCTATTACAAGCGTTATTCTTTGCGTTCCAATATCTCTGCGAAAATATCTGATCGTATTGATATGAAGTTTAATACCTACGCAACTCATACTGATTCTCAAAATAATGGTCGTCAGAATAATGGTGTTGCAAATGCATACGGGCGTTCTGTTCTTTATCCTCAATTCTGGGAGAGTAAAGATGCTGACGGTGAATTTATCATTCCTTCAACTTACAATAGTTACGGTGGTCGTTACCAACCAGGTCAGGAGGCTAATCCTGAGCAGTTCATTATGCAGAACCAGGAAACGTTTGGTGAGAAAATTACTTCTAACTTGGATTTAACATTTGATTTAGGGCATAATTTCACTTTATTTATATCCAATGCAGGTAGTTTCTCAACAGGATTTAATGGTAAACGTGATCTGATTAATAATGTTAATATTAAAAGAGCCGATATTACAGCTAGTCAAGCGTATAATAGAGGTAGCTCATATTTAAATACTGACATCTTATCATATGAAAACGATTTTGGCAAGCATCATTTAAAAGTTTCAGCTGTTTATGAATTTTCAAAGAATTCGTATCAATCTAATGAGACAAAAGTGAATGATTTGGCAACTCTTGCAAATGAATGGTATATCTTAAATAATGGTAAGCCATCATTGTCCTCTTCGGAATATAATGAGACAAAGATGCGCTCATATATGGGTCGTATCAATTATAGCTTTGATGACAAGTATTTAGTAACTGTTTCGATGCGTGCTGATGGAGCTTCTGTATTTCAAGAGGGGAACCAATGGGGTTATTTCCCATCTGCGGCATTAGCTTGGAGAGCTTCAGAAGAAAGCTTTATTCAAGATATCGATTGGATTTATAATATGAAAGTGAGAGCTGGTTATGGTGTTACTGGTAACAGAGCTATTGGAGCTTACGATACACAGTCTACTCTTGACCAAAGAACAAATCAACCTCTATATTATTATTGGGACAATCAAACTCCTGTTGCAGGTGTGATTCCTGGTGAACTAACTAATCCAGCATTACAGTGGGAATCAACATCACAATTAAATTTTGGACTTGATTTTAGTGTTTTAAGAGGAAAATTATCTGCAACTCTCGATGTATACGAGAAAAAATCATCAGATGTTATTATTTCAAGAACAACTCCTGCATATTTAGGTTTATCAGGTAATTCATTTACTGATAATTTCGCAGACATTGAAAATAAAGGATTTGAATTTAGTTTGAACTGGAATATCCTGAATAAAAAAGATTTAAGCTGGTCTGCTAATTTTAACGTATCCAGTAATAAAAATAAAGTAACTGATCTTGGAATTGATGCAGATCATATCTTTGTTGCTTCAGAAGAAGCTTTGGGTATTTGGAATATCGTAGGAGGTAATAAATTTATTGTACAAGAGGGTAAATCAATGGGTTCTTTGTACGGATTAAAAGCTCTCGGATTATGGCAAGAAAATGAAGCCACTGCAGCTGCAGTATATGGCGCAAAACCTGGTGAAATGAGATACGAAGATCTTGATGATAGCGGATCTTATGAAGGAACAGACAGGCAGATTATTGGTAATGCATCTCCTGATTTTATTTATGGTTTCAACACTAGCTTATACTACAAAAATTTTGATTTTAGTGTACAGTGCGTAGGCCAGGTTGGTAATGATATTTACAACTATTCAAAAAATGTTATGAACCGGGATATTCTTTATCCAGGATATTTAAACAGATGGTCTCCAAGCAACTCTGGTTCTACACAGCAAATTATGCCTGTCGGAACAGATCATTCTGCTTCTTATGTAGTAAGTCAGTATGTTGAGAATGGTTCATTCTTCAAAGTAAGTAACTTAACTATTGGTTATACCTTGCCTGCAAATATGTTGCAACAAATCGGAATTAGTAATTTAAGACTTTACGGAAGTGTAACTAACTTACTTACAATAACTGATTATTCCGGTCTTGATCCTGAGGCATCAAGTTCTAATATTAATAGTGATTCTCAGGCGGGTATTGATGCATTTTCTTATCCTCTTGTTAGAACATTTTCAGCAGGTTTAAAAGTAACATTCTAA
- a CDS encoding sulfatase-like hydrolase/transferase codes for MRNKIILSLALALATLVNVNAKSVKKGTKPNVIFILTDDQQFDLLGCNGNEIIKTPQFDKMAEQGVRFTNAHVTSAICTPSRVSMFLSQFERKHGVNFNSGTSVSPEAWKESYPVVMKDNGYYTGYIGKNHSPIGEGGYQSGLIDKSFDYWYAGHGHLSFYPKKRHEIFKGAKHDTQVEIMTEGVADFLNSNEYRLDGAFHFLDSRPEDQPFCLSICFNLPHGASTGTMKQLATDSIIYRELYRNIPIPVEPNYIAKKDIVTPKLPADLLRADDRQQGYDYVDNIEDNKERLIRQMQAMTGIDGLLGKLRAGLKEQGLDKNTVIIYTSDHGLFMGQQGLGGKALCYEQCTHVPMIVYNPMTSSKVRGRVVDELVQTIDIAPTILTYAGVEIPKSYQGKNISGIVDASAEKVRDYLFTENLWSTQFGNPRCESVQDKEWKYIRYYKNENLSARVKIETAKELGINVNTMLYSVHDPDIALYRSFVEGPLRGEKAVYEELYNLKKDPQEMNNLINDSSKKQIVENLRTQWKSLLKEARGEGKPKVLRYTADSMLEDYGVVKHE; via the coding sequence ATGAGAAATAAAATAATTTTAAGTCTGGCTTTAGCATTAGCTACACTGGTTAATGTAAACGCTAAATCCGTTAAAAAGGGAACAAAACCAAATGTGATTTTTATCCTTACAGACGATCAGCAATTTGATTTATTAGGATGTAATGGGAATGAGATAATTAAAACACCTCAGTTTGATAAAATGGCTGAACAAGGTGTGCGTTTTACCAATGCACATGTAACCAGTGCAATTTGTACTCCAAGCCGGGTTTCAATGTTTCTTAGTCAGTTTGAGCGTAAGCATGGTGTGAATTTTAATTCCGGAACTAGTGTTTCTCCTGAGGCATGGAAAGAATCCTATCCGGTTGTCATGAAAGATAATGGTTACTACACCGGATACATTGGGAAAAATCATTCGCCTATTGGTGAAGGAGGATATCAGAGTGGTTTGATAGACAAATCCTTTGATTATTGGTACGCTGGTCATGGGCATCTTAGTTTTTACCCTAAGAAAAGGCATGAAATTTTTAAAGGAGCAAAGCACGATACGCAGGTTGAAATAATGACTGAAGGTGTTGCTGATTTTTTAAATAGCAATGAGTATCGTTTAGATGGAGCCTTTCATTTTTTGGACTCACGACCAGAGGATCAGCCATTCTGTTTGAGTATCTGTTTTAATTTGCCCCATGGAGCGAGTACAGGTACAATGAAACAATTGGCGACAGATTCAATTATTTATCGCGAATTGTATCGTAACATTCCGATTCCCGTAGAGCCAAATTACATTGCTAAAAAGGACATTGTAACACCTAAATTACCTGCTGATTTGTTAAGAGCGGATGATCGTCAGCAAGGTTATGATTACGTTGATAATATAGAGGATAATAAAGAGCGCTTAATAAGACAAATGCAAGCCATGACCGGTATTGACGGTTTATTGGGAAAACTTAGAGCAGGTCTGAAAGAACAGGGCTTGGATAAAAACACAGTCATTATTTATACTTCCGATCATGGCCTTTTTATGGGACAGCAGGGATTGGGAGGAAAAGCCTTGTGTTACGAGCAATGCACTCACGTGCCAATGATCGTTTACAATCCGATGACATCTAGCAAAGTAAGAGGGAGAGTGGTGGACGAATTGGTACAAACAATTGACATTGCTCCAACTATTTTAACTTATGCAGGTGTTGAGATCCCCAAAAGTTATCAGGGTAAGAATATTTCAGGTATCGTTGATGCTTCTGCTGAGAAAGTAAGAGACTATTTATTTACAGAGAATCTTTGGTCTACGCAATTTGGAAATCCTCGTTGCGAATCGGTTCAAGATAAGGAATGGAAATACATTCGCTACTACAAGAATGAGAACCTTTCTGCAAGAGTGAAGATTGAAACCGCGAAAGAGTTGGGAATTAATGTAAATACGATGTTGTATTCTGTGCACGATCCGGATATTGCATTGTATCGTTCATTTGTCGAAGGACCTTTAAGAGGCGAGAAAGCAGTTTATGAAGAACTTTACAATTTGAAAAAGGATCCTCAGGAAATGAACAACTTAATTAACGATTCGAGTAAAAAGCAAATTGTTGAGAATCTTCGTACTCAATGGAAAAGCTTACTAAAAGAAGCCCGAGGCGAAGGAAAACCAAAAGTCTTAAGATATACGGCAGATAGTATGTTGGAAGATTATGGTGTCGTTAAACACGAGTAA
- a CDS encoding response regulator transcription factor, with product MDITMPQMDGITFCRKVKENTVTAKIPFILLTAKTDSLTRIKGFNLGIDDYMEKPFDKQLLIARIEALLGNREKLQLAPI from the coding sequence TTGGATATCACAATGCCACAAATGGATGGAATAACATTTTGTAGAAAAGTAAAAGAGAATACAGTAACAGCTAAAATCCCTTTTATACTTTTAACCGCTAAAACAGACTCCTTGACTCGTATTAAAGGATTTAATTTAGGCATTGATGATTATATGGAAAAACCATTTGACAAACAGCTTTTAATCGCTCGTATTGAGGCTTTACTTGGCAACAGAGAGAAACTCCAATTGGCTCCTATCTAA